The following are encoded together in the Flavihumibacter fluvii genome:
- a CDS encoding MATE family efflux transporter, whose amino-acid sequence MSTPATVTDLRVSTTNRQILSIALPISFSIFVPQINFITNNIFLGQLGEQSLATAGITGVYYLIFAVVGFGLNNGLQALISRRAGQDRVGEIGKLFVQGVYISLAFAALGILATYLLAPAILNLALNSQEMTRQSLHFLQIRIWGLPFLYIYQMRNALLVGTNQSKLLIWGTLAETLTNIALDYALIYGHFGLPAMGFNGAAVASIIAEFMGMFIVFAVIEWKGISRQLALYKNLRFNAADCRLLLDQSSPLIFQYVISLVSWEYFYILIEHYGSRDLAISNTMRNILGLFGVFTWAFAATCTTMVSNVIGQGLAHQVPALIRRIARLSMVLSACLCIGLNIFPHQVLSLFGQGDEFVRSAIPVMRVVSVALLMMSFSTVWLNAVTGTGNSRINLAIELIAIIAYSLYVYLVLSVYRLPIAIGWMSEWLYWGILFTLSFLYIRSGKWRDKVI is encoded by the coding sequence ATGTCAACCCCAGCTACTGTTACCGACCTTCGGGTCTCCACTACAAACCGGCAGATCCTGTCGATCGCTTTACCGATCAGCTTTTCCATTTTCGTACCCCAGATCAATTTTATCACTAATAATATATTCCTTGGGCAATTGGGCGAACAATCACTGGCCACTGCTGGAATCACGGGGGTATATTACCTCATTTTCGCAGTGGTTGGCTTCGGCCTCAATAATGGTTTGCAGGCCCTTATCTCTAGACGGGCAGGGCAGGACCGTGTGGGTGAAATCGGAAAGTTATTTGTCCAGGGCGTCTATATTTCCCTGGCATTCGCTGCACTGGGTATACTGGCCACCTATTTGCTGGCCCCTGCTATCCTGAACCTTGCCCTGAATTCCCAGGAAATGACGCGCCAAAGCCTTCATTTCCTGCAAATCAGGATCTGGGGACTCCCCTTTTTGTATATCTACCAGATGCGAAATGCCCTGCTGGTGGGCACCAACCAAAGCAAGCTGTTAATATGGGGAACTTTGGCTGAAACCCTCACCAATATTGCGTTGGATTATGCCTTGATATATGGCCATTTTGGCTTACCTGCCATGGGATTTAATGGCGCTGCCGTGGCCTCCATCATCGCTGAATTCATGGGGATGTTCATTGTTTTTGCCGTAATTGAATGGAAAGGGATCAGCCGGCAGCTTGCCCTTTACAAAAACCTGCGCTTCAATGCTGCTGATTGCAGGTTATTGCTTGACCAGTCCTCACCCCTCATTTTTCAATATGTGATCAGCCTGGTGAGCTGGGAATATTTTTATATCCTGATTGAACACTACGGATCAAGAGACCTGGCCATTTCCAATACCATGCGAAATATCCTGGGATTGTTTGGGGTCTTTACCTGGGCCTTTGCAGCTACCTGTACCACGATGGTCAGTAATGTCATCGGCCAGGGCCTTGCACACCAGGTACCGGCACTTATCAGGCGCATTGCAAGGTTAAGCATGGTGCTGTCTGCATGCCTATGTATAGGCCTGAATATATTCCCGCACCAGGTGTTGTCATTATTTGGGCAGGGGGATGAATTCGTTCGGTCAGCCATTCCTGTTATGCGGGTCGTTTCCGTTGCTTTACTGATGATGTCGTTCTCCACGGTTTGGCTCAATGCAGTTACAGGCACAGGTAATTCGCGTATCAACCTGGCTATTGAACTGATAGCCATTATTGCCTATAGCCTATATGTCTACCTGGTGTTGAGTGTGTACAGATTGCCTATTGCTATTGGCTGGATGTCTGAGTGGTTGTATTGGGGCATCTTATTTACCCTTTCATTTCTTTATATCAGAAGTGGAAAATGGCGGGACAAGGTAATTTAG
- a CDS encoding dihydroneopterin aldolase — MLTVHLHQLLFHGYHGIYPGEELIGNNFEVSLDVSYEAEREKMDDIAFLISYEDLYKIVQQRMSTPTPLLEELANGIMHKIKHRYTQVASIQITIFKLQAPIENFQGKVGISFFQKFDA, encoded by the coding sequence ATGCTGACTGTCCATTTACACCAACTGCTTTTTCATGGTTACCATGGTATTTATCCGGGTGAGGAGCTCATTGGAAATAATTTTGAAGTCAGCCTTGATGTGTCTTATGAGGCTGAAAGGGAAAAAATGGATGATATCGCCTTCCTGATCAGCTATGAGGATCTGTATAAAATTGTACAGCAAAGGATGAGTACACCAACGCCCTTGTTGGAAGAACTGGCTAATGGCATTATGCATAAGATAAAACACCGTTATACGCAGGTCGCATCAATTCAAATCACCATATTTAAACTCCAGGCACCCATTGAGAATTTCCAGGGAAAGGTTGGTATTAGTTTTTTCCAGAAGTTTGATGCCTGA
- the trxB gene encoding thioredoxin-disulfide reductase has translation MENKSPEHVHCLIIGSGPAGYTAAIYAARAALKPVLYQGIQPGGQLTITTEVENYPGYADGVQGPEMMVDFEKQAVRMGADIRFGLATKVDFSQRPFKVEIDEEKELTADAVIIATGASAKWLGLESEQRLNGFGVSACAVCDGFFFRGKEVAIVGAGDTACEEAVYLSKLATTVHMIVRKGEDGMKASKVMQDRVKATPNIKVYWNSETIEVVGEQKVSSVKIRNNQDGSIVDVPISGFFVAIGHQPNSDIFKDYITMDEAGYIQTVPGSSRTNVEGVFAAGDVQDKTYRQAVTAAGSGCMAALDAERFLSAVGHV, from the coding sequence ATGGAAAATAAATCACCAGAACACGTTCATTGCCTGATCATTGGATCTGGCCCGGCGGGATATACAGCAGCCATTTATGCAGCCCGTGCAGCCTTGAAACCTGTTTTGTACCAGGGCATTCAGCCAGGCGGACAATTGACCATTACAACAGAAGTGGAAAATTACCCGGGTTATGCGGATGGCGTCCAGGGGCCGGAAATGATGGTCGATTTTGAAAAACAGGCAGTAAGGATGGGTGCTGATATCCGTTTCGGGCTGGCTACAAAAGTTGATTTTTCACAGCGCCCTTTTAAAGTGGAAATCGATGAAGAAAAGGAATTAACAGCAGATGCAGTGATTATTGCAACAGGAGCATCAGCTAAATGGCTGGGATTGGAAAGCGAGCAGCGCCTGAATGGTTTTGGCGTTAGTGCTTGTGCTGTTTGTGACGGATTCTTTTTCCGGGGTAAGGAAGTAGCCATTGTAGGTGCCGGAGACACGGCCTGTGAAGAAGCCGTTTATCTTTCCAAACTGGCTACCACCGTACATATGATCGTGCGTAAAGGTGAGGATGGAATGAAAGCCTCTAAAGTGATGCAGGATAGGGTTAAGGCTACACCTAATATCAAAGTATATTGGAATAGTGAAACCATTGAAGTCGTTGGAGAACAAAAAGTAAGTTCCGTAAAGATCCGTAATAACCAGGATGGTTCAATTGTTGATGTTCCTATCAGCGGATTTTTTGTAGCGATCGGACACCAGCCTAATTCCGATATATTCAAAGATTATATCACGATGGATGAAGCAGGATATATACAAACCGTTCCGGGAAGTTCACGCACCAATGTTGAGGGCGTTTTTGCAGCGGGTGATGTACAGGATAAAACCTATCGCCAGGCTGTTACAGCAGCTGGCAGTGGTTGTATGGCAGCATTGGATGCAGAAAGGTTTTTGTCGGCTGTTGGCCATGTTTAA
- a CDS encoding DUF4249 domain-containing protein produces the protein MKRGAYLSCCICTILFMVACEKTVSFDLDQQEPKLVVDATIEAGGPPIFIVSRSLDYFSEISPAELSASLVRGADIRVSNGVLTHKLKEYAVTTPVATLYYYSIDSADMATAFNGEPGKSYTSEIIVGGKTYAATTTIPQPTKKIDSLWWKISPNNPDTTKVVLMARVTDPPGFGNYIRYFTSTNGGNFNPGLNSVFDDQIVDGTTYEIEVEQGVDRNADIDFSNYSFFQRGDTVTVKFCNIDKSTFDFWRTMEYNYSSIGSPFSSPTKVLGNVSNGALGYFGGYSLQYETLIIPK, from the coding sequence GTGAAAAGAGGCGCATATTTATCCTGTTGTATTTGCACCATCCTGTTCATGGTGGCTTGCGAAAAAACGGTCAGCTTTGATTTGGACCAACAGGAGCCTAAACTGGTGGTTGATGCGACTATAGAAGCCGGCGGTCCGCCAATATTCATTGTTTCCCGTAGTCTTGATTATTTCAGCGAAATCAGCCCGGCAGAACTTTCGGCTTCCCTTGTGCGCGGTGCAGATATCAGGGTCTCTAATGGGGTATTGACCCATAAACTGAAAGAATATGCAGTAACCACACCAGTTGCCACCCTGTATTATTATTCGATTGATTCAGCAGACATGGCTACCGCCTTCAATGGCGAACCCGGCAAGTCCTATACATCGGAAATCATAGTAGGTGGTAAAACTTATGCGGCTACCACTACCATTCCGCAGCCGACAAAAAAGATTGATTCATTATGGTGGAAGATATCACCGAATAATCCAGATACTACCAAGGTAGTGTTGATGGCCAGGGTAACCGATCCTCCTGGTTTCGGAAATTATATCCGTTATTTTACTTCCACCAATGGCGGTAATTTTAACCCGGGGTTAAATTCTGTTTTTGATGACCAGATCGTTGATGGAACAACCTATGAAATCGAAGTAGAGCAGGGGGTTGACAGGAATGCAGACATTGATTTCAGTAATTATTCTTTTTTTCAAAGAGGCGATACTGTGACTGTTAAATTCTGCAATATTGATAAAAGCACCTTTGATTTCTGGCGGACGATGGAATACAATTACAGCAGTATCGGAAGTCCATTTTCATCGCCTACAAAAGTACTTGGAAATGTCTCCAACGGTGCACTGGGTTATTTTGGCGGCTATTCCCTGCAATACGAAACCCTGATTATCCCCAAGTAA
- a CDS encoding sigma-70 family RNA polymerase sigma factor, which translates to MRQLKIATQITNRDSQAVEKYLQEISKISMITPEEETTLAQRIKMGDQRALDKLVQANLRFVVSVAKQYQHQGLSLSDLINEGNLGLIKAAQRFDETKGFKFISYAVWWIRQSILQALAEQGRLVRLPQNKIGTYNKANKAYMAFEQEHEREPSTEELAEILEMSETEINNIFQSNTRHTSLDAPVHEAEDVAMGDLLEGSDDTDEDVMQDSLRNEIRRVLKSLSPREAEIVNAYFGLDGENGVTIEQIGQKYDLTKERIRQIKERAIKRLQKARYSNALKAYLG; encoded by the coding sequence ATGAGGCAGCTTAAAATTGCTACACAGATTACCAATCGCGATTCGCAGGCGGTAGAAAAGTATCTTCAGGAAATTTCCAAAATCTCCATGATTACTCCCGAAGAGGAGACAACCTTAGCACAACGTATCAAAATGGGCGACCAACGGGCCCTTGATAAACTGGTGCAGGCCAACCTCCGTTTTGTGGTTTCTGTGGCCAAGCAATACCAACACCAGGGACTATCCCTGAGTGACCTGATCAATGAGGGAAACCTCGGGTTGATCAAAGCGGCCCAGCGTTTCGATGAGACTAAAGGATTTAAATTCATTTCTTACGCAGTTTGGTGGATTCGCCAGTCCATCTTACAGGCTTTGGCAGAGCAGGGCCGTCTGGTGCGTCTTCCCCAGAATAAGATTGGAACTTACAATAAGGCCAATAAAGCCTATATGGCATTTGAACAGGAGCATGAGCGTGAGCCTTCAACCGAGGAGCTGGCCGAGATCCTGGAGATGAGTGAGACTGAGATCAACAATATTTTCCAAAGCAATACCCGCCATACTTCACTGGATGCCCCGGTGCACGAAGCTGAAGATGTAGCCATGGGTGACCTGCTGGAAGGAAGTGATGATACGGATGAGGATGTTATGCAGGATTCATTAAGGAATGAAATCCGCCGTGTTTTGAAATCTTTAAGTCCAAGGGAAGCCGAAATTGTAAATGCTTATTTTGGATTGGATGGTGAAAATGGGGTAACCATTGAGCAAATTGGCCAGAAATATGACCTGACCAAGGAGCGTATCCGCCAGATCAAGGAAAGGGCGATTAAACGCCTGCAAAAAGCCAGGTATAGCAATGCTTTAAAGGCCTATCTCGGATAA
- a CDS encoding AIR synthase related protein — MSLYSQRGVSAQKEEVHKATEKLDQGLFPNAFCKIYPDYLGGDANWVNLMHADGAGTKSILAYLYWKETGDISVWKGIAQDAIVMNIDDLLCVGIHDNLLFSSTIDRNKRLIPGEVLEAIIHGTQEFFDELKGYGVNIHYLGGETADVGDVVRSIAVNGTMAARWPKNKLVTNDRIQPGDLIIGFSSAGKTSYESVYNSGIGSNGLTSARHDALHKSYAASFPESFDTGLNDQVVYIGPHKMTDAVEVAGYGKMDMGHLLLSPTRTYAPLLKVLLGEYFEDIHGLVHNSGGGQTKCLKYLPAPYRIIKDHLFEPPVVFEMLKLASGSDWREMYQVFNMGHRLDLFTSEASAEKLIRAGKAFGIETQVIGRVEASETKELSLKCPDDTYVQY; from the coding sequence ATGAGTCTTTATTCCCAACGGGGTGTTTCAGCGCAGAAGGAAGAAGTGCATAAGGCAACGGAGAAGCTGGACCAGGGCCTGTTTCCCAACGCTTTTTGTAAAATATACCCCGATTATCTGGGTGGGGATGCCAACTGGGTTAACCTGATGCATGCCGATGGCGCAGGTACCAAAAGTATCCTGGCCTACCTGTATTGGAAGGAAACCGGCGATATCAGCGTGTGGAAGGGCATCGCCCAGGATGCCATCGTAATGAATATTGACGACCTGCTTTGTGTGGGTATTCATGATAACCTCCTTTTTTCTTCCACCATTGACCGCAATAAAAGACTCATTCCGGGTGAAGTGCTGGAGGCTATAATACATGGTACCCAGGAGTTTTTCGACGAATTGAAAGGTTATGGGGTGAATATCCATTACCTGGGCGGGGAAACCGCCGATGTAGGGGATGTGGTTCGGTCTATTGCCGTAAATGGTACCATGGCCGCCCGCTGGCCTAAAAATAAGCTGGTCACCAATGACCGGATCCAGCCCGGCGACCTGATCATTGGTTTCTCCAGTGCCGGGAAAACCAGTTATGAATCAGTCTATAATAGTGGAATTGGCAGTAATGGCCTTACCAGTGCCCGCCACGATGCATTACATAAATCCTATGCAGCCAGTTTTCCAGAGTCCTTTGACACCGGATTGAATGACCAGGTTGTCTATATTGGCCCCCATAAAATGACCGACGCCGTAGAAGTTGCCGGTTATGGTAAAATGGATATGGGACACTTGTTATTAAGTCCCACCCGCACCTACGCTCCCTTATTGAAGGTGTTATTGGGTGAATACTTCGAGGATATCCATGGCCTGGTGCATAATAGTGGCGGTGGGCAGACCAAATGCCTGAAATACCTGCCAGCACCTTACAGGATCATCAAGGATCATCTTTTTGAACCGCCGGTTGTGTTTGAAATGTTAAAACTTGCCTCAGGGTCAGACTGGCGTGAGATGTACCAGGTTTTTAATATGGGACATCGGCTGGATCTCTTTACCAGCGAAGCTTCAGCGGAAAAACTGATCCGGGCAGGCAAGGCTTTTGGCATCGAAACACAGGTTATTGGAAGGGTAGAAGCCAGTGAAACAAAGGAATTATCGCTTAAATGTCCTGATGACACATATGTGCAGTATTAA
- a CDS encoding bifunctional riboflavin kinase/FAD synthetase, giving the protein MQVHRNISQLPQFRNAIITIGTFDGVHQGHHSIISQLKKEAERVSGETVIITFHPHPRRIVGKEPQSVQLLNSLSEKIRLLEEAGINHLVVVPFTQEFAAQPPASYVEDFLIKNFHPHTIIIGYDHRFGQNRQGDFHLLEDYARKNLFNLVEIPGKLLEEATISSTRIRQALLKGEVELATSLLGYDYCFEGIVVKGNQLGRTLGYPTANLVLTDNEKLIPANGVYAVTVQRISEKPKAASLLKGMMNIGVRPTVDGLNRVIEVNIFDFSEDIYGEVLAVTVKHRLRAEEKFNGLEALKEQLAKDKIMSIEMLAC; this is encoded by the coding sequence ATGCAGGTACATAGAAATATCAGTCAGTTGCCACAGTTCAGGAATGCCATTATTACTATTGGCACTTTTGATGGTGTGCACCAGGGCCACCACAGTATTATCAGCCAATTGAAGAAAGAAGCGGAAAGGGTTTCCGGCGAAACTGTCATCATCACGTTTCATCCCCACCCCAGACGAATAGTAGGCAAGGAACCCCAGTCTGTACAATTACTCAACAGCCTTTCTGAAAAGATCCGTTTACTGGAAGAAGCAGGCATCAACCATCTTGTAGTTGTGCCATTTACCCAGGAGTTTGCTGCCCAACCACCGGCATCCTATGTTGAGGATTTTTTAATAAAGAATTTCCACCCGCACACTATTATAATCGGGTACGACCACCGCTTTGGCCAAAATCGCCAGGGTGATTTCCATTTACTGGAAGATTATGCCCGCAAAAATCTGTTTAACCTGGTGGAGATCCCCGGTAAATTACTGGAAGAGGCTACGATCAGTTCTACCCGCATCCGCCAGGCCTTATTGAAAGGTGAAGTTGAATTAGCCACGTCGCTATTGGGATACGACTATTGCTTTGAAGGCATAGTTGTAAAAGGCAACCAATTGGGCCGAACCCTGGGGTACCCTACAGCAAACCTTGTCCTGACGGATAATGAAAAACTGATTCCTGCCAATGGCGTATATGCCGTAACCGTTCAACGCATCAGCGAAAAGCCTAAAGCGGCCAGCCTGTTAAAGGGCATGATGAATATTGGTGTTCGTCCAACAGTTGATGGACTGAACCGTGTGATCGAAGTAAATATTTTTGATTTTTCGGAAGATATATATGGTGAAGTGCTTGCCGTAACCGTTAAACACCGGCTAAGGGCCGAAGAGAAATTCAATGGTCTCGAAGCCCTGAAAGAACAATTGGCAAAGGATAAAATCATGAGCATCGAAATGCTAGCCTGTTAA
- the holA gene encoding DNA polymerase III subunit delta, producing the protein MSVDKILADWKKKSFKPVYWLEGDEDYYIDMLMQAAEHTILTDAESSFNLTVFYGREANWADVVNACMRYPMFAERQVVLLKEAQQMKDIDKLEGYIANPLSSTVFVIGHKEKKVDGRSKLAKLLKDRTELLQTKKMYDSQLPGWTEKLVASKGYQINQKALLLLVDHIGNDLNRIDNEINKLLLNLGERKSITEDDIEKYVGISKDFNVFELQDAIARKDLPKAIRIIQYFESNPKAAPIQMVLPALYNFFSKVFQVFGVQSRDEKMIASSLGVSPFFVKDYLAAAQRFEYPGIERILLLLHEYNLRSVGINDSGSSDAALMKEMVVKMM; encoded by the coding sequence ATGTCTGTAGATAAAATCCTGGCCGATTGGAAGAAGAAATCCTTCAAACCTGTTTACTGGCTGGAAGGGGACGAAGACTATTATATTGATATGTTAATGCAGGCAGCGGAACATACCATCCTGACAGATGCCGAATCATCCTTTAACCTCACGGTTTTTTACGGAAGGGAGGCGAATTGGGCCGATGTGGTAAATGCCTGCATGCGTTACCCGATGTTCGCCGAACGGCAGGTAGTGCTTTTAAAAGAGGCCCAGCAGATGAAGGACATTGATAAACTGGAAGGGTATATTGCCAACCCGCTTTCCTCTACAGTGTTTGTGATTGGTCATAAGGAAAAGAAAGTTGATGGCCGGAGCAAACTGGCAAAATTGCTGAAGGATAGAACGGAATTGCTGCAGACAAAAAAAATGTATGACAGCCAGTTACCGGGCTGGACGGAAAAACTGGTGGCATCCAAGGGATACCAGATCAACCAAAAAGCGCTATTGCTGCTGGTTGACCATATTGGCAATGACCTCAACCGTATCGATAATGAGATCAATAAATTATTACTGAACCTTGGCGAACGGAAAAGTATAACCGAAGACGATATAGAAAAATATGTAGGGATCAGCAAAGACTTCAACGTGTTTGAATTGCAGGATGCCATTGCCCGAAAAGACCTGCCCAAAGCCATCCGGATCATCCAGTATTTTGAAAGCAATCCGAAAGCAGCTCCCATACAAATGGTATTGCCTGCGCTGTATAATTTTTTCAGTAAAGTATTCCAGGTTTTCGGTGTGCAAAGCCGGGACGAAAAAATGATCGCATCATCACTGGGGGTTTCACCTTTTTTTGTAAAAGATTACCTGGCAGCTGCACAACGCTTCGAATACCCGGGAATTGAAAGGATATTATTGTTGCTCCATGAGTATAACCTGCGCTCGGTGGGCATCAACGATAGCGGAAGTTCAGACGCTGCGCTTATGAAGGAGATGGTAGTGAAAATGATGTAG